The Chaetodon trifascialis isolate fChaTrf1 chromosome 17, fChaTrf1.hap1, whole genome shotgun sequence genome has a segment encoding these proteins:
- the ptp4a2b gene encoding protein tyrosine phosphatase type IVA 2 — protein sequence MGRLANMNRPAAVEIAYECMRFLITHNPTNATLNKFTEELKKFHVNTLVRVCDATYDKAPVEKEGIQVVDWPFDDGAPPPTQIVDEWLKLLNTKFREEPGCCIAVHCVAGLGRAPVLVALALIESGMKYEDAVQFIRQKRRGAFNSKQLLYLEKYRPKMRLRFKDTNGHNCCVQ from the exons ATGGG CCGTCTCGCCAACATGAACCGCCCCGCTGCAGTCGAGATTGCCTACGAGTGCATGAGGTTCCTCATCACCCACAACCCCACCAATGCCACGCTTAACAAATTCACCGAG GAGCTGAAGAAGTTTCACGTGAACACACTGGTGAGAGTTTGTGATGCCACCTATGATAAGGCCCCAGTAGAGAAGGAGGGGATACAGGTTGTG GACTGGCCCTTCGATGATGGTGCCCCTCCTCCCACTCAGATTGTGGACGAGTGGCTGAAGCTGCTCAACACCAAGTTTCGAGAGGAACCTGGCTGCTGCATCGCTGTGCACTGTGTGGCAGGGCTTGGCCG AGCTCCAGTGTTGGTGGCCTTAGCCCTCATTGAGAGTGGGATGAAGTACGAGGATGCTGTGCAGTTCATAAGGCA GAAGAGACGTGGAGCCTTCAACTCCAAACAGCTTCTTTACCTCGAGAAATACAGACCCAAAATGCGTCTGCGGTTCAAGGATACCAACGGCCACAACTGCTGTGTGCAGTAG